The following nucleotide sequence is from Chromobacterium rhizoryzae.
TCGGCGGCGTGGGCGGCCGCGGTCAGGGCGAGCAGCGCGGCGGCGGCGCTCAGATGCAGAGTTTTCATGGGTCACTTCTCTTGGGTGAGTTAGACAACAAGGGAAGTGACCGCTTTTTAAGTAACAAGTTCGGCGAGCCGCCAAATATTCGAGTGTGAATTATTCACTGGCCAGCAAATTCTCCAGCTCCAGCAGCCGGGTTTTGAGGGCGGCCACTTCCGCTTCCAAGGCGGCGACGCGGCCGGCGATGCCCACCTCGATCACGCCGCAGCCGTTGTCGCCGGCGGCCGGCAGCGATTGCGGCTCGCCGCTGAGCAGATGGGCCCAGCGCGCCTCGCGCTCGCCGGGCTGGCGCTCCAGCTTCAGCACCAGCGGCGGGTATTTGTCGGCCAGCGCGTTGAGAGCGGTTTCCACTTCCTCCACGCCGCTAAAGCCGTAGATGCGGCCGGAACGGGTGCGGATTTCCGCCGAGGTTTGCGGTCCGCGCAACATCAGCAGGGCCAGCGCCGCCAGCCGCGCGCCTTCGATATTCCATTCGTAATTGAGCCTGTGCTCGTATTTGGCCACCCGGCTGCCGGCCGGCAGCCGCTCGCTCGCCAGCTTCTTGGCGATCAGGCTGTCCAGCGCCGCGCTGATGTCCGCTTCGGACAGCTGCATCACCGGTTCGCGGCTGGTCAGCTGGTTGCAGGCCGAGGCCAGGCCGTTCAAGGTCATCGGGTAGGCGTCCGGGGTCAGCGCCTGTTTTTCCACCAGGGCGCCCAGCACGCGCACTTCATGCGCTTCCAGTTGATGTGTATCCATCCATGTCTCCGCTTGAGGCTGCCGACGCCGGGGGCGACGGCTGGCCGGATTGGCATTTAGCGATTCTAGCGCGGTTGGCGGGCCCTACGCACGGTGAGATCATGGTCTTGGCTTGACAGCGGCCGGCGCGCTTGCCACGCTGTGCGGTTTTTGTCGATGGTGGGGAGGGTGCGATGACGCGAGTGGACGTGTTGCTGGTGGAACTGGGCCTGGCGGCTTCGCGCACGGCGGCGCAGAATCTGATCGCCGCGGGGCGCGTCCGTTGCGACGGCGCGCCGGTGAGCAAGCCCAGCCAGAAATGCGCGCCGGGCAGCCGCTTCGATATCGCCGCCGATCCATCCGATCGTTTCGTGTCGCGCGGCGGCTTGAAAATGCTAGGCGCGCTGGAGTCGTCCGGCCTGGACCCGCGCGACGCGCTGGCGCTGGACGTGGGCCAGTCCACCGGCGGTTTCAGCGACTGCCTGCTGCAGCAGGGCGCGCGGCGAGTGGTGGGCGTGGACGTGGGGCACGATCAATTGCATCCGCGGCTGCGGACGGACGCGCGCCTGCGTTATTTCGAAGGGGTGAACGCCAGGGCGCTGGACCATGCGGCCCTGTTGGCGGCCAACGAGGGTTTGCCTTTCGACCTGATGGTGTGCGACGTGTCCTTCATTTCGCTGACCTTGGTGCTGCCCTCGGCGCTGCCCTTGATCCGTCCCGGCGGTCACCTGCTCAGCCTGGTGAAGCCGCAGTTCGAGGTGGGGCGCGAAGGTTTGGCCAGGGGCGGCATCGTACGCGACGAGAGCCTGTACCCGCGCGTGCGGGACAAGATCAGCGAAGCGGTGCGGGAGCAGGGCTTTGAGCTGCTGAAGTGGTTCGACAGTCCGATCACCGGCGGCGACGGCAACCGCGAGTTCTTCATCTACGCGCGCAAGCGCTGAGCGGCGCGAGGCGATGCCTTGTTATGATGAAGGCATCGCCAGGGCCGCGCGTCGCGGTTATTATTCCGCTTGGCCGAACTCGCTTTGCTCGCTGCGCAGAACCATGACGGGACAGTTGGCGCGGCGCAGCAGGTTCTGGGCGAAGCTGCCCAACAGCAGATGGGCGATGCCGCTGCGGCCATGGGTGCCGAGCACGACCAGGCCGGCTTTGTGGCTGTCCGCGTAGCGCACCAGCAGTTCCGCCATGTCGGCGCCGCCGTCCCAGCTTTCCGCCATGTGGATCTGCACCTGTTCCACGCCGGCTTCCACCGCCTGTTTGCGCGCCTGTTCCAGCACGCGGTTGCCGTCGCGGAAGGCTTGATCGTGCAGTTCGTGGGTGCCGAGCAGGCCGACGCCTTCCACCGCCAGATCGCGCAGGCTGGCGATGTGGAACAGGGTCAGGCTGGCTTTGCAGAACTTGGCGACGCGGATGGCTTCCAGCAGCGCCTTGTCCGAATTGCTGCTGCCATCCAGCGCGGCGATGATGTGTTGGTACATGTCCGATGTCCTTTATGGCTGGTGAGACAGGGGGATTATCGTGACAGCATATCGCGGCGGGCGGCCCAGGCCAAGCCGGCATGAACCGGGTTTGACCTGGCGCAAGGCGTTGACGGCGGGGCGAGGCGGTGTTTTACAATGACATCCTCAGTTAAAGGTTTGATTTGAAATGTTTGTTTTTCTATTGATCGTGGGCGCGTGTTTGCTGGCTTTGCTGGGGTGGATTGTGTACTCGCGCCGCGCGCCGCGCCAGGTCACGAGGACGCGCGCCGAGGACAAGGTGTACGCCTTGAATACCCAGATCCGCAGCGTGGAGCCGCCTGAGCATTCCACCGGGGCGGCCTTCGGCGTGTTGCTCAAGGCCGCGCGCGGCGACCGCGCCGCGGTGGAAAAGTGGATCGTGGCCGAGCAATACCGCGGCAGCGTGCCGGTCAGCCGCGAGGAGGCGATCGAACTGCTGGCGCGGCGGCTGCTGTTGAGCCGCAACTGAGGCGCTTGGCGCGAGACAATGCAAACAGGCCCGCATGAGCGGGCCTGTTTGCATTGGTCAATGGGTTCTCAGGCCAGCAGACCCAGGTATTGACGCTCCCACGGCGTGATCTGGCTGTGGTAGTGAGTCAGTTCCACCTCCTTCACCGCCAGATAGGCGGCGCTGAACTCCGCGCCGAACAGCTGCGCGGCGGCGTCGCCGCCGGCCATCGCCTCGCAGGCGGCGTCCAGGGTATTGGGCAGGCTGGCGCGTTCGCTCTTGAACACATTGCCGGTGGCGGGCTCGCTGGGCTGCAAGCGGCCTTCAATGCCCAGCAGGCCGGCGCCCAGGCTGGCCGCCAGCGACAGATAGGGGTTGGCGTCGCAGCCGGGCAGCCGGTTTTCCACGCGGCGGCCTTCCGGGCCGGACACCGGCACCCGCAACCCCACCGAACGGTTGTCCAGGCCCCAGCTCAGATTGACCGGCGCGGCCATGCCTTTGACGAAGCGGCGGTAGGAATTGGGGCTGGGGCAGAACAAGGGCATCAGTTCCGGCAGATAACGCTGCAGGCCGGCGATGAAGCCGTAGAAGGTTTCCGAGGCTTCGCCGTCGGCGCGGCTGAAGACATTGTCGCCATGCTGGTCCACCACGCTTTGGTGCAAGTGCATCGAACTGCCCGGCTGGCCCGGCAGCGGCTTGGCCATGCACACCACGCTGAGGCCGTGGCGGTTGCCTATCTCCTTAAGCGCGGTCTTGAACAGGAAGGTTTGGTCGGCCAGCGCCAGCGCGTCGCCGTGCTTGAGATTGATCTCAAACTGGCTGGGGCCCATTTCGTGGACGAAGGTGTCGGTGGCGATGCCCAGCATTTCGCAGGCGCGGTAGAGATCGTCGAAATAGGCTTCCAGATCGTTGAGCGAGGAGAAGCTGAAGGAGTCGAAGCCGGCTTCACGGCGGCCGCTGCGCAGCGTGGGCGGCTGAAACGGCTGCTGCGGGTCGCCGTGGGCGGCGAAGATGTAGAACTCCAGCTCCGGCGCCACCACCGGCGTCCAGCCGAGCGCCGCGTAGCGCGCCAGCACCGCTTTCAGCGCCGAGCGCGGCGCCAGCGGCGCCAGGCTGCCGTCGTGGTCCACGCAGTCGCAGATCACGCTGGCGCGCGGGGTCTTGGCCCACGGCACCTGGCGCAGGGTGGCGAAATCCGGAACCAGGGTGACGTCCGGATCGTGCTCGCCGTAGTAGCGGTAGTCCGGGAATTCGCCGATGCAACTTTGGATGGGCACCGCCCGCGCGATGCGCAGCGGCTGCCCCTTGATGAAGGCCTTGGCCGGCAAGGTTTTGCCGCGGGCAAAACCGTGCACGTCGGCGAAAGCCAGTTCTACGTCACGAACATTCTGTTGAATCAGCCATTCGGCCAAGTCCGCCGGGATGGTGGCCTGGGACATGAATCTCTCCCGATGCGCTTGCGCATTATTGTTTGCATGTTTGGGTCTGTCTGTCCGTGGCTTTGTTTTATTTTTGGAGCGTTTGCTCTGCGCACATTATGCCATCAGGCAGGGGCGGGAGGGCAAGCCCGGAATGAAGGCGGCAAAAAGCCCCGGCGGAGCGGGGCTTGGGGAAGGCTGGGAAGGGGTTTACGATCGCGAGCTAGGGCGAGACAAGGCGTTGCGGCCGAGAAAGCGGAACGTACTCGTGGCGCATGCGTATTTCGACCTTGTTTTCAACGCCGTATCGCCGCCAACAGGCTCTTAGAGGCGGAAACGGCCCACGGTCTGTTGCAGGGTGTCCGCCTGCTGATCGATAGCGCGAACCGCCCCCACCGCGTTGCTGACCGAATTCTGGGTTTCCTCCACCACGCCGGCCACCTGCTCGACGTTGCCGGCGATATTGGTGCCGGCCTGGCTCTGCTCGCCCATCGCCACCACCACATTGTGCACATGCTCCAGCGCCTGGCTGGCCTGCTTGCTGATGGCGTCCAGCGTCTGGGCCGCCTGCTGCACCTGCTCCACGCCGCCTTCCACCGCCGGGCGGATGTCGTCCATCTGGCTGGACACGCTGCCGGTTTCGCTGACCACCGCCTGCACGATGGTGGAGATCTCGTCGGTGGCGGAGGCGGTGCGCTCGGCCAGCTTGCGCACTTCGTCCGCCACCACCGCGAAGCCGCGGCCCATCTCGCCGGCGCGCGCCGCTTCGATCGCCGCGTTCAGCGCCAGCAGATTGGTCTGGTTGGCGATGTCGCGGATGGTTTCGGCGATGCCGCTGATGTTGCGGGTGCGTTCGGCCAGCTTGCCCACCATATCGCTGGCGCTATGCACTTGGCCGGCGATGTTGCGGATGCCCTCGGCGGCCCGCGCCGCCAGCGCTTCGCCCTGGCGCGCCAGCTCCACGGTGTCGCGCGAGCCGGATTCGGTGTCGCGGGCGCTGGCGGTGACGTGGTCTATGCTCACAGACAGCTGCTCGATGGCGGCGGCGGCGGAACTGGTGGAGGAGCTGGCCACGCCGGAAACGTCGTGCACCTTGTCCATATCGCTGGATAGCTGACGGCTGGCCTGGTTGATATTGGTGGCGGCGAGGCTAATCTCCTCGATCATCTGGCGCAGTTTCAGCTGCATTTCGCGCATTGCCGCCAGCAGGCTGTGCGGCGGGCCCTGCACCACGATGTCGGTGCCCAGATCGCCGTCGGCGATGGCCTTGACCACCTGAGCCGCGTAGTTGGGATCGCCGCCCAGAGACTGCATGATGCTGCGCGAGACCAGCAGGATCAGGCCGGCCAGCGTGATCACGCCGATGGCGGCGATGATCAGCAGCGTGCGCGCCTGGCTCCAGAACAGCTGGTCGATGTCGTCGATGAAGATGCCGGTGCCCACCATCCAGCCCCAGGGCTCGAAGCGCACCACGCCGTTGAGTTTGGGAAATTCCCCCTTGCTGCCCTTGCGCGAGGTCTGGATGGTCACCAGGCCGTAATGCTCTTTCTGCAAGGCCTCTTCATAGACCGCCACCGTGGTGCGGCCGTCCGGCAGCGTGCTGCCCATGTCCACCTTGCCCACCCGGTCTTTGTTGGGGTGGAACATCACCACGTTTTGCGGATTGCGGCCGAAGAAGTAGATGTCGTCCACCTTGAGCGCGTTGAGGGCGGCGATGGCTTGTTTTTGGGCGTCGGTGCGCGGCAGGCCTTTTTCCTCCAGTTTCTGGAAGTGGCTCATGGTGCCTTCCGCCATGCGCAGCAGGTGGGTGATTTGCTCGCGCTTTTCCTGGCCCAGCGTGGCGCGGGTGGAGAGCAGCGCCACGGCCGCGATGCTGAGCAGCGCCAGCAGGCTGGCCGCCATGATGATGAACAGTCTGGTATTGACCCGCATGATGTTCGCTTTTCGAAGGTGGATGTCTGATTGTGGGCTGTCGGCCCTGTCTTTGCCGGCGGCAAGGACAGGGCCGGGATTATCGCCTGTTCTAGTATGGTTTTATGACATTACAAGCAACAAGATCAAGGGTTTGGTATTAATACGGAAGGATGAACGCCGCCGGCGGCGGCGTTGCGACGGGGTTTTCAGTCGTGGACTTGCAGCCGGCCGCTGGCGATGGCGGCCTTGAACACCTGATAATCGGCTTCCACCTGGTCGGCGTAGGCCAGCGCGTAGCCGGCGATGGCCTGGTCCAGCTTGTCGCTGTCGCCCACATAGCCGGCCAGTTGGGCGGCTTGGCCGCCGGATTTGGAGTGCGCGCGCGCCAGCGCCCAGGCGCAGGCCTGGCCGTAGGCGGTCAGCGCTTCCGGCGTGGCGAAGGCTTCCAGCGACGGCGCCGCCTTCATGTCGCGCAACTGGCGCACGTAGAAGTGACGACCGGCCGGGCCGGTGGTCCAGCCCAGGAACAGGTCGCTGGCCGCCTGCATCAGGCGCTGGCCGAACACCACCCGCTTGCCCTGGTGGCCGTGCACGCAGGCCTGGGTGTAAGGCTCCAGCACCGAGGGGCGCGCCTCCTTCAATTGCAGGAACAGCGGCTGGTCGAAGTTGTCCTGCAACAGCATCACCAGACAGCGGGTGCCCACGCTGCCCACGCCCACCACCTTGAACGCGCAATCCACCAGCCGGAAGCGCTCCAGCAACTGACGGCGGTCTTCCTTCAAGGTGTCGATGTAGTTGTCCAGCATCGGCTTGACCAGGGCCTCGGCGTCGTCGGCGGACAGCCAGCTGTCGTCGTTGTCCAGCAGGGTGTTCTTGTCGTGCAGATGGAAGATCACCGGCGGGTTGTCGCGCAGCCGCAGGGTGCCGTCTTCCAGCTCCGTCATCTTGGGCAGCAGTTTTTCCTGGGTCTGGTGTCTGGCCTTGTCGGACAGCTTGAGCATTTGCTGGCGGATGGCGTCGGTGGGCGCGCGCTCCAGCAATTGTTCGAAGCCCACCTTGGTGTACCACAGCTCCAGTTGTCCCATGCGGGCGTATTCATTGACGCGGCGGCGGTAGACCTCGCTGGCGCGGCACACCATGTCCCGCGCCTGGCTTTCGCTGAAGCCCTGGCCGCGCGCGGCCAGCACCAGGCTGACCGCCAACCGTTTCAGATCCCATTCCCACGGACCGTGGTGGGTTTCATCGAAGTCGTTGATGTCGAAGATCAGCTGCCGTTCAGGGGAGGCGAAGAAGCCGTAGTTCATCAGGTGGGCGTCGCCGCAGATCTGCAGCTTCAGGCCGCTGGAGGGATTGGCGGCCAGATCGGCGGCCTGGATCATGGCGAAGCCGCGGAAAAAGGTGAAGGGCGAAACCTGCATCCGGCTGTAGCGCAGCGGAATCAGGCCCTGCACCCGGCCCTGCGAGGTGTGCTCCACCATGGCGAGGATGTCGCGCGGCGCGCTGAGCCGGTTTTCGGCTTGCAGCGTGCGGGAGCAGGCTTGGCGCAGCGCCTTGCCGGCGGCGTAGTGCAGTTCGTACTTGGCGTGGTAATTGGACATGCGGGCTCCTGGACGAAGATCTCTTGTCCAGTGTAACCGCTGGAGAATTTTTGTCAGCGGGACTGGCTGTCAAACGCCGGCTCCGCTTATCCACAAGCTTGTCCCCGTTTCATCCACATTACACACAGCGCGCCGTGGGTTTCAAAAGTTGTACACAAGCGGAAAAGGCAAGCGGACGCAATCAAACCGGGGGTCTGCCGGGGGCTTTTCAATGTTATCCACAGTTTTGTACACAGTTTGCGCACACTTTCCACAGCCGCGGGGCCGCGGCCGGCGCTGTCCACAGCCCGGCCGGGGAGGGACTCAGGCGCGCTGAGCGCAGTCCGTGACCAGTTTGCGCCATGCCTTGCTGTAACTGAGGCCATGGGTGTTCACCGTCAGCTTGCTGGCGTCGCCGTCCGGGCGGATGAGGATTTCCAGCCCGTCTTTCTGGGTGGCCGGATTGGTCAGACGCACGGTCTCGCCGCCGTCTCGGCCGCGCTCGCGTTCGATGTATTCGCTGGGAATGCGCAGCTTGCGCATGCGTTCGTCCAGGCAGCTGGCCACGGCGGGCGGCGAGGCCTTGGCCTTCAGCGTGGCGACGGGGTCGCTCAGGTTGGCGAGAGCAGGCATGACCGCGCAGCTCAGGGCGACGCCCAGCGCGGCTTGAAGCAATAGGGATTTGCAGTGTTCGATCAGAATGGGCATGGCGTTCTTGCGTCGGGACGGGATATGGGGTTGGAAGCCCGGCGCCGCGCGCAAGTTCGAGTTAGGCCGGTTGCAGGTGTTAAGGAGTTTGAGACGGCGGAGCCGCGGCGGACTGGGCGCCGTTTATTCAGCCATGCAGCGCGGCGGATTCGCCGACGATGGCGAGCAGCAGCCAGATTTGCCAATAACTGCTGCGCGCCAGCGAGTCGGCGCCGCGCAGTTCCAGACTGCGCTGGATGCGCAGCTGGCTTTGCCAGCGCATCAGTCCGCGCGAAGCGCGGACTTCCAGCAGCAGCAGCGGGGCCAGGGTCAGCAGTTTGAGCATGAACAACGGTTGTTGCAGCCGGGCGGGGTCCAGCGAGAGCAGGCCCAGGCCGCTGACGGTCCACAGCGTCAGCGCCAGCAGCCACCAGCGGTGGCTGCGAAACAGCTGCGGGGTCTGATTGGGGAATTGCTGCTGGCGCAGCAGGCCGGCTCGGCTCCAGAGGGCGGCCAGGCCGGCGCCCAGAGCCAGTAGATGCAAGCTTGCCAGCAACCAATGCCACAACATGGTCCGACTCCCGCCCCCAAGAGATGCCCTACACGGTAAACAGGGGCGAGGCGGCTGGCAAGCTTATTCGGCTAGCCGTTTGACCGGCGCGGGGCTCAGCCGTCGAAGCGCTGGCCGGCTTGAGCGCGGCGCAGGAAATCCAGCATCGCCGGCACGCGCTCGGAACCCTCGACCGGGGACCAGGCGGCCAGGTTCTGGTCCTGCAGCGGCAGATACGGGCCGTGCTTGACTTCGAACACCACGCTGCCCGGTTGCAGCGACACCACCGAGTGCCAGGTGTTGGCCGGCATTTCGAAGACGCGCGCGCCGTCCGCGCCCAAGCGATGGCGGCTTTGCACCACGCCGGCCTCGTCGAAAACGATCACTTCAAAGGCGCCGCTGAGCGCGATCAGCATTTCCCAGCTGTGGTCGTGGCGGTGCGGGCGGACATAGGTGTCCGGCTCCATGGCGATGGCCAGGCGCTGGATCGGGTCTTCCAGCTGGACGTGGAAATTCTGATTGGCGCGCAGGCGCGGCGCACAGGCGGCTTTGGCCGACAGCGCGGCCAAGTCTTGTTGGTTCAGGGTCAGCATGGAATCGCCGGGTATGGAAGCAAAGCAGCGATTATCAATGAAAACGCCGCCGGCAGCGAGGCCGGCGGCATAGCGAAAGCCGCTCAAGCAAGCGGCCTTCGATGCGGCGGGATCAGGAACGGATATGGCCGTCGCCCAGCACGATCCACTTTTGGCTGGTCAGACCGGTCAGGCCCACCGGGCCGCGCGCGTGGATCTTGTCGGTGGAAATGCCGATTTCCGCGCCCAGCCCGTATTCAAAGCCGTCGGCGAAGCGGGTGGAGGCGTTGACCATCACGCTGGCGGAGTCCACCTCGCGCAGGAAGCGGCGGGTGCGGCCGTAGTCTTCGGACACGATGGCGTCGGTGTGGTGGCTGCCCCAGTGGTTGATATGTTCGATGGCCTCGTCCAGATCCTTGACCACCTTGACGGCCAGGATGGGCGCCAGGTATTCGCTGGCCCAGTCCTCTTCCCCGGCCGGGCGCACCTTGTCGCCCAGGATGGCGCGGGTGCGTTCGCAGCCGCGCAGCTCCACGCCTTTTTCCCAATAGGCCGCAGCCAGGCGCGGCAGGATGAATTCCGCGAAGGCGGTGTGCACCAACAGGGTTTCCATGGTGTTGCACGTGCCGTAGCGATGGGTCTTGGCGTTCAGCGCGATGTCGAAAGCCTTGTCCGGGCTGGCGGTGTCGTCGATGTAGACATGGCAGTTGCCGTCCAGATGCTTGATCACCGGCACCCGCGCCTCAGCGCTGATGCGGGCGATCAGGCCCTTGCCGCCGCGCGGCACGATCACGTCCACGTATTGCGGCATGGTGATCATCTCGCCCACCGCGGCGCGGTCGGTGGTGGCCAGCACCTGCACCGCCTCGGCCGGCAGGCCGGCTTCGCGCAGGCCCTCGTGCACGCAGGCGGCGATGGCCTGATTGCTGTGGAAGGCCTCGGAGCCGCCGCGCAGCAGCGCGGCGTTGCCGGATTTCAGGCACAGGCCGGCGGCGTCGGCGGTGACGTTGGGGCGGGCCTCGTAAATGATGCCCACCACGCCCAAGGGCACTCGCATCTTGCCCAACTGGATGCCGGACGGACGGTAGGCCATCTCGCTGACCTCGCCCACCGGGTCCGGCAGCGCGGCGATTTGGCGCAGGCCTTCGGCCATGCCGACGATAGTTTTGTCAGTCAAAGCCAGCCGCTCCAGCATCGCCGGTTCCAAGCCGGCCTTGCGCGCCGCGTCCATGTCCTGAGCATTGGCGGCCAACAGCTTGGCCTGATCGCGCAGGATGGCGTCCGCCATCGCCAGCAGCGCGCGGTTCTTCTGCGCGGTGTCGGCGCGGGCCAGTTCGCGGCTGGCTTTGCGGGCGGCCTTGCCCGCCTGTTGCATATAGTCTTTGACGTTCATCGTGGAAACTTCCGAGAGCCAGAATAGAGGATTGACTCTGAGAGTAAACCAAAGCGGGGAGGGCGGCCAGAGCGGTGCGCGCGCCGCTGGAGCGCGCGGGAATGCGAAGAGGGTGGGGCGGGCTTGTTAGATGATTGAGGGATAAGAGTATTTCACAATATTATTTATGGATATAACAGTCCTTGGGTATAGTCGGGAACATCTCGGGAACATCGCCGATCATCCATTCAGAAAAGGTCTGTCCATGAAGCTCCGTCTCGCCCTGGCCGCCCTGTTGCTGGCCGCGTCAGGCTCCGCGCTGGCCGACGCCACATTGCTCAACGTGTCCTACGACGTGATGCGCGACTTCTACAAGGACTACAACCCGGCCTTTCAGAAAGCCTATAAGGCCAAGACCGGCGAAACCGTCACCCTGCAGCAGTCGCACGGCGGCTCCAGCAAGCAGGCGCTGGCGGTGGCCAACGGCTTGGCCGCCGACGTGATCACCATGAACCAGGCCACCGATATCGACCTGCTGGCGGGCAAGGGCTTGGTGCCGGCCAATTGGGCCAGCCGCCTGCCCAACCACGCGGTGCCGTTCACCTCCACCATCGTGTTCCTGGTGCGCAAGGGCAATCCGCAGCAAGTGCGCGACTGGAGCGATCTGGCCAAGCCGGGCCTGAAAGTGGTGATCCCCAATCCCAAGACTTCCGGCAACGGCCGCTACAGCTATCTGGCGGCCTGGGGCTATGCGCTGAAACAGCCGGGCGGCAACGAGGCCAAGGCCCAGGATCTGGTAGGCCGCATCTTCAAGAACGTGCCGGTGCTGGACGGCGGCGGCCGCGCCGCCACCACCACCTTCATGCAGCGCCAGATTGGCGACGTGCTGGTGACCTTTGAGAACGAGGCGGAAATGATCGCCCGCGAATTCGGCCGAGGCGGCTTTGAACTGGTTTACCCCAGCGTGTCCGTGCTGGCCGAGAACCCGGTGTCCGTGGTGGACAAGGTGGTGGACCGCAAGGGCAGCCGCAAGCAGGCGGAAGCCTATCTGCAATACCTGTGGAGCCCGGAAGGCCAGAAACTGGCCGCCGACAACTACCTGCGGCCGCAAGACCCGGCGGTGGCCAAGCAGTTCGCCTCCCGCTTCCCGGCGGTGAAAACCTTCACCGTGGCCAGCGTGTTCGGCTCCTGGACCGCGGTCAATCAGAAGCACTTCGCCGACGGCGGCAGCTTCGACCAGA
It contains:
- a CDS encoding YceH family protein → MDTHQLEAHEVRVLGALVEKQALTPDAYPMTLNGLASACNQLTSREPVMQLSEADISAALDSLIAKKLASERLPAGSRVAKYEHRLNYEWNIEGARLAALALLMLRGPQTSAEIRTRSGRIYGFSGVEEVETALNALADKYPPLVLKLERQPGEREARWAHLLSGEPQSLPAAGDNGCGVIEVGIAGRVAALEAEVAALKTRLLELENLLASE
- a CDS encoding TlyA family RNA methyltransferase codes for the protein MTRVDVLLVELGLAASRTAAQNLIAAGRVRCDGAPVSKPSQKCAPGSRFDIAADPSDRFVSRGGLKMLGALESSGLDPRDALALDVGQSTGGFSDCLLQQGARRVVGVDVGHDQLHPRLRTDARLRYFEGVNARALDHAALLAANEGLPFDLMVCDVSFISLTLVLPSALPLIRPGGHLLSLVKPQFEVGREGLARGGIVRDESLYPRVRDKISEAVREQGFELLKWFDSPITGGDGNREFFIYARKR
- a CDS encoding universal stress protein, giving the protein MYQHIIAALDGSSNSDKALLEAIRVAKFCKASLTLFHIASLRDLAVEGVGLLGTHELHDQAFRDGNRVLEQARKQAVEAGVEQVQIHMAESWDGGADMAELLVRYADSHKAGLVVLGTHGRSGIAHLLLGSFAQNLLRRANCPVMVLRSEQSEFGQAE
- a CDS encoding glutamine synthetase family protein produces the protein MSQATIPADLAEWLIQQNVRDVELAFADVHGFARGKTLPAKAFIKGQPLRIARAVPIQSCIGEFPDYRYYGEHDPDVTLVPDFATLRQVPWAKTPRASVICDCVDHDGSLAPLAPRSALKAVLARYAALGWTPVVAPELEFYIFAAHGDPQQPFQPPTLRSGRREAGFDSFSFSSLNDLEAYFDDLYRACEMLGIATDTFVHEMGPSQFEINLKHGDALALADQTFLFKTALKEIGNRHGLSVVCMAKPLPGQPGSSMHLHQSVVDQHGDNVFSRADGEASETFYGFIAGLQRYLPELMPLFCPSPNSYRRFVKGMAAPVNLSWGLDNRSVGLRVPVSGPEGRRVENRLPGCDANPYLSLAASLGAGLLGIEGRLQPSEPATGNVFKSERASLPNTLDAACEAMAGGDAAAQLFGAEFSAAYLAVKEVELTHYHSQITPWERQYLGLLA
- a CDS encoding methyl-accepting chemotaxis protein is translated as MRVNTRLFIIMAASLLALLSIAAVALLSTRATLGQEKREQITHLLRMAEGTMSHFQKLEEKGLPRTDAQKQAIAALNALKVDDIYFFGRNPQNVVMFHPNKDRVGKVDMGSTLPDGRTTVAVYEEALQKEHYGLVTIQTSRKGSKGEFPKLNGVVRFEPWGWMVGTGIFIDDIDQLFWSQARTLLIIAAIGVITLAGLILLVSRSIMQSLGGDPNYAAQVVKAIADGDLGTDIVVQGPPHSLLAAMREMQLKLRQMIEEISLAATNINQASRQLSSDMDKVHDVSGVASSSTSSAAAAIEQLSVSIDHVTASARDTESGSRDTVELARQGEALAARAAEGIRNIAGQVHSASDMVGKLAERTRNISGIAETIRDIANQTNLLALNAAIEAARAGEMGRGFAVVADEVRKLAERTASATDEISTIVQAVVSETGSVSSQMDDIRPAVEGGVEQVQQAAQTLDAISKQASQALEHVHNVVVAMGEQSQAGTNIAGNVEQVAGVVEETQNSVSNAVGAVRAIDQQADTLQQTVGRFRL
- a CDS encoding DUF2252 domain-containing protein, with the protein product MSNYHAKYELHYAAGKALRQACSRTLQAENRLSAPRDILAMVEHTSQGRVQGLIPLRYSRMQVSPFTFFRGFAMIQAADLAANPSSGLKLQICGDAHLMNYGFFASPERQLIFDINDFDETHHGPWEWDLKRLAVSLVLAARGQGFSESQARDMVCRASEVYRRRVNEYARMGQLELWYTKVGFEQLLERAPTDAIRQQMLKLSDKARHQTQEKLLPKMTELEDGTLRLRDNPPVIFHLHDKNTLLDNDDSWLSADDAEALVKPMLDNYIDTLKEDRRQLLERFRLVDCAFKVVGVGSVGTRCLVMLLQDNFDQPLFLQLKEARPSVLEPYTQACVHGHQGKRVVFGQRLMQAASDLFLGWTTGPAGRHFYVRQLRDMKAAPSLEAFATPEALTAYGQACAWALARAHSKSGGQAAQLAGYVGDSDKLDQAIAGYALAYADQVEADYQVFKAAIASGRLQVHD
- a CDS encoding DUF2214 family protein translates to MLWHWLLASLHLLALGAGLAALWSRAGLLRQQQFPNQTPQLFRSHRWWLLALTLWTVSGLGLLSLDPARLQQPLFMLKLLTLAPLLLLEVRASRGLMRWQSQLRIQRSLELRGADSLARSSYWQIWLLLAIVGESAALHG
- a CDS encoding WbuC family cupin fold metalloprotein, translating into MLTLNQQDLAALSAKAACAPRLRANQNFHVQLEDPIQRLAIAMEPDTYVRPHRHDHSWEMLIALSGAFEVIVFDEAGVVQSRHRLGADGARVFEMPANTWHSVVSLQPGSVVFEVKHGPYLPLQDQNLAAWSPVEGSERVPAMLDFLRRAQAGQRFDG
- a CDS encoding glutamate-5-semialdehyde dehydrogenase encodes the protein MNVKDYMQQAGKAARKASRELARADTAQKNRALLAMADAILRDQAKLLAANAQDMDAARKAGLEPAMLERLALTDKTIVGMAEGLRQIAALPDPVGEVSEMAYRPSGIQLGKMRVPLGVVGIIYEARPNVTADAAGLCLKSGNAALLRGGSEAFHSNQAIAACVHEGLREAGLPAEAVQVLATTDRAAVGEMITMPQYVDVIVPRGGKGLIARISAEARVPVIKHLDGNCHVYIDDTASPDKAFDIALNAKTHRYGTCNTMETLLVHTAFAEFILPRLAAAYWEKGVELRGCERTRAILGDKVRPAGEEDWASEYLAPILAVKVVKDLDEAIEHINHWGSHHTDAIVSEDYGRTRRFLREVDSASVMVNASTRFADGFEYGLGAEIGISTDKIHARGPVGLTGLTSQKWIVLGDGHIRS
- a CDS encoding sulfate ABC transporter substrate-binding protein; translated protein: MKLRLALAALLLAASGSALADATLLNVSYDVMRDFYKDYNPAFQKAYKAKTGETVTLQQSHGGSSKQALAVANGLAADVITMNQATDIDLLAGKGLVPANWASRLPNHAVPFTSTIVFLVRKGNPQQVRDWSDLAKPGLKVVIPNPKTSGNGRYSYLAAWGYALKQPGGNEAKAQDLVGRIFKNVPVLDGGGRAATTTFMQRQIGDVLVTFENEAEMIAREFGRGGFELVYPSVSVLAENPVSVVDKVVDRKGSRKQAEAYLQYLWSPEGQKLAADNYLRPQDPAVAKQFASRFPAVKTFTVASVFGSWTAVNQKHFADGGSFDQIFSKK